One genomic region from Sulfurimonas sp. encodes:
- a CDS encoding UbiA prenyltransferase family protein, protein MKHIITLLRPHQYIKNLFIFAPLLFSFHFSVGSLLSTFIAFILFCVVASSIYVLNDLMDIEEDKRHPSKKNRPLASGKIDEKTAKKLIIFLSSGAFLFSFIFDIKLFMILLLYFILNVLYSFRLKHIAIVDIFIISTGFVLRLFAGALVTDTPLSIWIIIITFLLAIFLSLAKRRDDVLLSLAGKETRKNIDGYNLEFVNASMVLMAGVVIVSYLQYTVSFEVIERLNTHNLYLTTFFVVLGIFRYMQITFVEEQSGSPTKIVLKDRFLQITILLWIASFIGVISLA, encoded by the coding sequence ATGAAACATATTATCACTCTTCTAAGACCGCATCAGTATATAAAAAATCTTTTTATATTTGCTCCCCTTCTTTTTAGTTTTCACTTTAGCGTGGGGAGTTTACTCTCAACCTTCATAGCTTTTATACTATTTTGTGTTGTTGCAAGTAGCATCTATGTGTTAAATGATTTAATGGATATAGAAGAAGACAAAAGACACCCAAGCAAAAAAAATCGCCCTTTAGCCAGTGGTAAAATTGATGAAAAAACAGCAAAAAAACTCATAATATTTCTTTCTAGCGGAGCTTTTTTATTCTCTTTTATTTTTGATATAAAACTTTTTATGATTTTGTTACTTTACTTTATTTTAAATGTTCTTTACTCATTTAGACTTAAACATATCGCCATTGTAGATATTTTCATCATCTCAACAGGTTTTGTATTAAGGCTGTTTGCAGGTGCTTTAGTAACCGATACACCTCTTTCTATATGGATAATCATCATAACTTTTTTACTTGCTATCTTTTTATCTTTAGCAAAAAGAAGGGATGATGTCCTATTATCTCTCGCAGGCAAAGAAACAAGAAAGAATATAGATGGATACAACCTAGAGTTTGTCAATGCATCTATGGTTTTGATGGCTGGAGTTGTTATAGTTAGTTATCTTCAATATACTGTATCTTTTGAAGTTATTGAGCGTCTAAATACTCATAACTTATACTTAACTACATTTTTTGTAGTGCTTGGCATCTTTAGATATATGCAAATAACTTTCGTGGAAGAACAAAGTGGAAGTCCAACTAAAATAGTTCTAAAAGATAGGTTTTTACAAATCACAATTTTGCTTTGGATAGCTAGTTTTATAGGGGTTATTTCTTTAGCATGA
- a CDS encoding glycosyltransferase family 39 protein, protein MLELLHKTPKKSAYTIIILLAIFSTIYNAFLPLHGDEAYYWMWSHHLQMGYYDHPPMIAYLIYLTNFISESEWGVRLVNVFSFSIGALYVFKLASEMFDEDIALDAIIIFSSVILVHAGYIMTTTDSPIILFWTLSMYYSYKAIFHGKTKDYILTGIMLGLMMLSKYTAILFVFTLLIFLIFKRRDVFLNPRFYLAIIIALLVVSPMLWWNYQNDWISFGFQMNHGSTDDFKLNIPDSFGFLAGQFGIFSPVFAGLLFFYLAKDKLYYKDNKLFFLSLSIVVILGFFMYKSLFKSMGLNYAAPMYIGGVILLSYIISKYEFKKAYKIGLIIAITFSIIGRIGFMFFLEIVQDRMYGNKEAVHLVQTYAKDGDAFYGDHLTIAAYLKYYLKNHPDTDLALRSRFSQYDMWREKDYLKNGLVLTQDPVEGQLKAKYHEVKLLDSISFQRGIDRTKTFYIYRVKNSIK, encoded by the coding sequence ATGCTTGAACTTCTACACAAAACACCTAAAAAAAGTGCTTATACTATTATAATTTTACTAGCAATTTTCAGCACAATATACAACGCATTTTTACCTCTTCATGGAGATGAAGCTTATTACTGGATGTGGAGTCATCACTTACAAATGGGCTACTACGACCACCCTCCAATGATTGCTTATCTTATATATCTGACAAACTTTATCTCTGAGAGTGAATGGGGAGTAAGACTTGTAAATGTATTTTCATTTAGTATAGGAGCACTCTATGTTTTTAAACTCGCTTCAGAGATGTTTGATGAAGATATAGCCCTAGATGCTATCATAATTTTTTCAAGTGTAATTTTAGTTCATGCTGGGTACATCATGACCACAACAGATTCGCCTATTATTTTGTTTTGGACACTAAGTATGTACTATTCGTATAAGGCTATATTTCATGGTAAAACAAAAGATTATATTTTAACAGGAATCATGCTTGGACTTATGATGCTTAGTAAATATACGGCTATTTTATTTGTTTTTACTCTTCTGATTTTTTTAATTTTTAAAAGAAGAGATGTCTTTTTAAACCCTCGCTTTTACTTAGCCATAATCATAGCCTTGTTAGTTGTTTCTCCAATGCTTTGGTGGAACTATCAAAATGACTGGATAAGTTTTGGGTTTCAAATGAATCATGGTTCTACTGATGATTTCAAGTTAAATATTCCTGATTCGTTTGGTTTTTTAGCTGGGCAGTTTGGTATATTTTCTCCTGTGTTTGCAGGTTTGTTGTTTTTTTATTTAGCTAAAGATAAACTTTACTATAAAGATAATAAACTCTTTTTCCTCTCTCTAAGTATTGTGGTTATTTTAGGCTTTTTTATGTATAAAAGTTTGTTCAAAAGTATGGGCTTAAACTATGCTGCTCCTATGTATATTGGAGGTGTAATTCTCCTTTCATATATCATAAGCAAGTATGAGTTTAAAAAAGCATATAAAATCGGTCTGATAATTGCCATCACTTTTAGTATTATAGGTCGCATCGGATTTATGTTTTTCCTAGAAATAGTTCAAGATAGGATGTATGGAAACAAAGAGGCGGTGCATCTAGTACAAACTTATGCAAAAGATGGGGATGCCTTTTATGGCGACCATTTAACCATCGCTGCATATCTAAAATACTACCTTAAAAATCACCCTGATACCGACCTAGCACTTCGTTCAAGATTTTCTCAGTATGATATGTGGAGAGAAAAAGACTATCTAAAAAATGGGCTAGTTTTAACACAAGACCCAGTAGAAGGACAGTTAAAAGCTAAATATCATGAGGTGAAACTTTTAGATAGCATAAGCTTTCAAAGAGGTATAGACAGAACTAAAACATTCTATATTTACCGTGTTAAAAATTCAATTAAATGA
- a CDS encoding metal ABC transporter substrate-binding protein gives MNKFLIMLFLPLTLFAQINIAVSYPYIGAITKSIGGEHIKTVVLAKGNWDPHFVVPRPSLISKMRNADALIINGAQLEIGWIPALLRRAGNPKTNVGSESFLNLSHYVELLNKPISVNRAGGDIHPNGNPHFHLDPQNIIVLAKTIEKFLISLDSQHANIYKKNYEKFSTSWQEKMKTWHKKMLNKKGMKVIQFHNNLAYFNKAYGLVNIGTIEPLPGIPPSSRHIIKTIKLIKDEKPCCILHDVYHSTKTAEFISKKTGVKIILMPHDIGALHNTEDLTSLFNYLTGAI, from the coding sequence ATGAATAAATTTTTAATAATGCTTTTTTTACCGCTCACACTATTTGCTCAGATAAATATAGCTGTTAGTTACCCTTATATCGGTGCTATTACAAAGAGCATCGGTGGTGAGCATATCAAAACCGTTGTTTTAGCAAAAGGAAATTGGGATCCACACTTTGTGGTTCCTCGTCCTTCGCTTATATCTAAGATGAGAAATGCAGATGCTCTTATCATAAATGGTGCTCAGCTAGAGATTGGTTGGATACCTGCCCTTCTTCGTAGAGCAGGAAACCCAAAAACAAATGTTGGCTCAGAGAGTTTTTTAAATCTCTCTCATTATGTTGAGCTTTTAAACAAACCAATTTCAGTTAATCGTGCGGGTGGAGATATCCATCCAAATGGTAATCCACACTTTCATCTTGACCCACAAAATATTATAGTTTTAGCAAAAACTATCGAGAAGTTTCTTATCTCTTTAGATAGCCAACACGCTAATATTTACAAAAAGAACTATGAAAAGTTCTCTACTTCTTGGCAAGAGAAAATGAAAACTTGGCATAAAAAAATGCTAAATAAAAAAGGTATGAAAGTTATACAGTTTCATAATAACTTAGCCTACTTTAACAAGGCTTATGGTCTTGTAAACATTGGTACTATAGAACCTCTTCCTGGAATTCCGCCATCATCAAGGCACATCATAAAAACTATAAAACTCATCAAAGATGAAAAGCCTTGTTGTATATTGCACGATGTTTATCACTCTACAAAAACAGCTGAGTTTATTAGTAAGAAGACAGGCGTAAAAATAATTTTGATGCCTCATGATATAGGCGCACTTCATAATACAGAAGACTTGACATCATTGTTTAACTACCTGACAGGGGCTATTTAA
- a CDS encoding metal ABC transporter permease has product MMDILLVPIALVIILVMIHSWFGIRILKKGIIFTDLAIAQFAALGSSISLGYFHSEYFYVLTLVFALFSAFIIAIASQRNIKLEAFIGLLYVLGASGIMMVLSNSAEGMEHFKSLLASDILFTPVDDVIKSAGIYAFIALIIWKVYPRLTGFFKELMFFSLLALTVTSSVALAGVLVVFVLLIAPALVSTTLKLNKSLISSFIFGWFFSISAIIISYYYDLPTGYTIVFLGALLSSLILLFSSKKLT; this is encoded by the coding sequence ATGATGGATATCCTTCTAGTTCCAATTGCTTTGGTTATCATTCTCGTTATGATTCACTCATGGTTTGGTATAAGAATTCTTAAAAAAGGAATTATTTTTACAGATTTAGCCATTGCACAGTTTGCAGCTCTTGGTTCTTCTATAAGTCTTGGTTACTTTCATTCCGAGTACTTTTATGTTCTTACCCTTGTTTTTGCTCTTTTTAGTGCTTTTATCATAGCAATAGCATCTCAAAGAAACATAAAACTAGAAGCCTTTATAGGGCTTCTTTATGTTCTAGGAGCAAGTGGAATTATGATGGTTCTTTCTAACTCAGCAGAAGGTATGGAACACTTCAAGTCTCTACTTGCAAGTGATATACTTTTCACTCCAGTAGATGATGTAATAAAAAGTGCTGGCATCTATGCTTTTATAGCTTTGATTATTTGGAAGGTTTATCCAAGACTCACAGGTTTTTTTAAAGAGTTGATGTTCTTTTCTTTGTTAGCATTAACCGTCACTTCATCCGTAGCCTTAGCTGGTGTACTTGTAGTTTTTGTACTTCTTATTGCCCCTGCACTTGTATCAACTACACTTAAACTAAACAAATCACTTATAAGTAGTTTTATTTTTGGATGGTTTTTTAGTATAAGTGCTATTATCATTTCATACTATTATGATTTACCTACAGGTTACACCATCGTATTTTTAGGTGCATTACTGAGTTCACTCATATTGCTGTTTTCATCTAAAAAACTTACATAA